TAAATTAACTGGAGGTTATGGTGGTGTTAATATTATTGAGAATTGTTCATTTAATGTGAATAGAGGTGAAATAGTTTCCATTCTTGGGCCAAATGGTGCTGGAAAATCAACAGCCATGAAAGCAATGCTAGGCATTCTTGATTTAAATTCAGGTGTTATTAATTTAAATGGTCAAGATATTACAAAGTTTAAAACTCAAGATAGAATTAAATTAGGTATCTCTTTTGTCCCTCAAATAAAGAATATATTTACAGAACTTACTGTAGAGGAAAATCTAGAAATGGGAGCGTTTTTAAATGAAGATGATATTCAACTTCAAATTGAAAAAATGTTCGATTTATTCCCAATTATTAAAGAAAAAAGGAAACAAGCAGCTGGAGAATTATCAGGTGGTCAAAGACAACAAGTAGCTATAGCGAGAGCGTTAATGACTAATCCAACAGTACTAATGTTAGATGAACCAACAGCAGGAGTTTCTCCTGTAATAATGGATGAAATTTTTCAACATATTTTGAATATTAAAAAACAAAATATAGCAATTTTAATGGTTGAGCAAAATGCTCGCCAAGCTTTAGAGATATCTGATAGAGGATATATTCTGGTTACTGGAAAAAATGCTTATGAAGGAGATGGTGACTATCTTCTAAATGATAAAGAAATAAGAAAGTCTTTTTTAGGTGGTTAAATGGATTTTTTAAACGCAATCATTCTTATTTCAAACTTTATTATTGTACCTGCTATAACATATGGATCTCAACTGGCACTAGGAGCAATAGGTGTAACTCTAATCTATGGAGTATTGCGGTTTGCTAATTTCGCTTATGGAGACCTTATGGCATTTGGAACTATGATTGTAATTTTATTTACTTGGTACCTTCAATCAAAAGGAATTACCTTTGGGCTCTTACCAACGGCACTTTTGGCGTTGCCGATTGGAATACTGTTCACCATAGCGATCAGCTTATTCTTCGACAAAACTGTTTTTGAGTATTACAGAGAAAAGAAAAGCAATCCTGTAACTTTTATTGTAGTTAGCCTAGGTATTATGTTTGTTTTGAACGCAGTTGTTCGAATAATAATTGGACCCAATGATATAAATTTTATGGATGGACATAAGTTCATCATGAAAGCTCGAGAATTCAAACAATTAACGGGCTTAAACGAAGGACTAGCTATTAAATCAACTCAAGTTATTACTTTAATAACTACGATCATTACTTGTTCACTCCTTTTTTATTTCTTAAATAAAACAAAAACTGGTAAATCAATGAGAGCATACTCTGATAATGAGGATTTGGCCCTGCTATCTGGAATAGATCCAAAAAAAATAATCCTTCTTACTTGGGTAATAGTATCAATTTTAGCAACAGTAGCTGGAACTCTTTACGGATTAGATAAAAGCTTTAAACCTTTTACTTACTTCAATAACCTTTTACCTATATTTGCTGCCACAATCGTAGGTGGAATTGGCAATCCACTAGGCGCTTTTTATGGAGGGTTTTTAATTGCATTTTCTGAAATCGCTTTAACGTATGCTTATAAGAAGTTTTTCAAATACCTGCTTCCAGAAAGCCTAGAACCTAATACCCTCATTCAATTTATTTCTACAGATTATAAATTTGCAATTTCATTTGCTATTTTAGTAGTTGTTTTAATTTTTAGACCAAATGGAATATTTAAAGGAAAAGTAATTTGATGAAGAACTTCGATATTAAAATTTCTTTTTCTATAATGGCACTTCTTATAATTTTAGTTGGGTTATTTCAATCTTGGGGAGTAGCTTTATCAATTTTAAATCTATGTCTTATTTCAGCTGTAATGTCGATGGGTGTTAATATTCAATGGGGTTTTGCTGGACTGATAAATTTTGGTGTTATGGGTTTTTTGGCTATCGGCGGACTAGCGACAGTTTTAGTATCTGTTCCTCCGGTAATTGAGGCCTGGTCTACTGGTGGTATGGGTATACTTGTATCTGGAGCATTTATAATTGCAGTAGTTTTTATTCTCTTTTTCATAAATAAAAAATTAAGCGATTATAAATACAAAAACTATTTAATTTTCTTAATAATTATTTTATCTATTCCTCTACTTAAATTCATTTCAGGACCATCCATAAGTAAAATTGAATCTATAAATGCTGCGACTTCTGGTTTTTTAGGCGGCATGAATTTACCTATTATCTTCTCTTGGTTTTTTGGTGCTTTATTATCAGCAGGTGTGGCTTTTGTCATAGGTAAAGTATGCCTAGGCTTAAGATCTGATTATTTAGCTATATCAACTCTATTAATATCAGGAATCATAGTATCAATTGTTAAACATGAAGAATGGTTATCTAGGGGTGTTAAAAATGTAATAGGTTTAAAAAGACCGGCACCTTATGAGGTAGATTTACAAAGCTCTGATTGGTTTATCAGATTAATTGAATTTTTGAATACTTCAAAATTATCGAAAATATTAAATAGCGTTGAAAGGCAGGATCTTTTATCACAGCTTGTTATTAGCGCTTCAGGTGTATTTGTAAAATTATGTTTTACTTTAATTTTTTTAATTGTTGTTTGTTCATTGCTTTATTTTTCAGAAAAAGCACTCAAGTCTCCTTGGGGTCGTATGATGAGAGCAATAAGAGATAATGAAGATGCTGCAAAAGCAATGGGAAAAAATGTAGTAAAACAACATTTGTTTATTTTCATGTTAGGTTCAGCAATCATTGGCTTTGCAGGCGCTATGTTAGTTACCTATGATGGTTTGTTTACTCCATCTAGTTATCAACCACTTCGTTATACTTTTTTAATTTGGGTTATGGTTCTTTTAGGTGGAACAGGCAACAACTATGGAGCTATACTTGGTGCTTTTGTCGTGTGGTTTATATGGATACAATCTGCACCTTTTGCACTTTATATTATCAATATTTTTACTACACACCTTGATGATACAAATGCAATAAAAACACATTTGATCAACAGCATTCCTTATTTTAGATATCTTATGATGGGTATCGGATTATTAGCTGTTATGAGATACAGACCTATGGGATTATTGCCAGAAAAAATTTTAAGAAACTAAAGTTAGCTCCCTACAAGAAAAGCAGGGAGCTTAAAATAAAATTATCTTTGTGCTACGTCAGTAAAAGATCCACCGTCAATGCCTTTTTCAATAAATGCACCAAAAGCTTCACCTACTTCAGTAAAATTAACATCTGTTGCGCCATCATAGTCAACAGCAAAACCTGCAGATGCCAATTCAAGTCCTTTTGCTAATTCACCAGCATAAATTTTTGTCCCTGGACCATTAGCTACTTTCATAATATTAGCCGCTACAGTTGCACTATCATCAGAACCACCTAAAGCCATCGCTAGAACGATCAATGCTGCAGCATCATATGACTCACCTACATAAACAGAAGGGTTTACACCGTTAGCTTCAGCATATGTTTTGAACTTTTGCGCACCAGCACCAAGAGAACCTGGCATAGAACCAAATGAACCATCAATATCAGATCCAAAAGTATCTGTTAAAGAGTCACCGATCATACCATCTGAAAGTACAAAAGTATCAAATGCACCACTATCTAAAGAACCTTGAATAATTTGATTACCACCCTGGTCTAAGTATCCAATAACAACTAAGGCATCACCGCCAGCTGATGATAAAACACCAACTTCAGCACTGTAGTCAGCTTTGTCACCCTCGTGGGCGGTCTTAGCTGTAACATCAATACCTCTTGCAATTGCGGCAGCTTCATAAACATCAGCCAAACCTACACCGTAGTCAGTGTTGACATATGTTATTGCAACACTTGAAATACCCCTGTCCGAAGTAATATCAGCCAAGACTTCTCCGCCTCTTGCATCAGATGGAGCTGTTCTAAAAAACAATCCATTATCCTCAGCTGTAGTTAAAGCTGGTGATGTTGCAGAAGGTGAAATCATTGGAACACCATTTGGAACTGCCACGTTTGATAAAACCGCACCTGTAACACCAGAGCAGTCTGCGCCCATGATTGCAGTTACACCCTGGCTCACAAGACCCTCAGCAGCAGAAGTTGCAGCAGCAGAGTCAATACATGTAGAGTCAGCTCTAATAACGTTAATTGTTGATCCGTTTAAAAGTTTTCCAGAGTCTGAAGCTTCAGAAAACGCTAATTCAGCACCTGCAGCCATATCTGGGGTAAGAGATTCAATTGGACCTGTGAATCCAAGAATTATACCTACGTTAACAGTTTTTGCATGAGAAGTGCTAAAAGCAAAAATTGTCAATAAGGTCGCTATGATTTTAATCATATTTTCCTCCTAATTAATTAAAGTCTGTAGATAATATATTGAAAAAAGTGAAATTTAAATAAATTTAGAAATAATTAATGAGTCCAAGAAGTTCTTCTAGCACTAGAAAAGTTGCTAGAATAACTTTTAGGCTTTAAAGATTTATAAGATTGATCTTCAACCTCGTATGATAAATTATTTTTTAAACACCAGGATTTAGCATCATCTAAATTTGGAAATGAGAGTTTTATTTGTTTGTTAGTGTTATTAGAACTATTCCAACCCATCAAAACATCTTTTTTTAAAGTGGAGTCAAATTGAAATTCAACAATCCAAGATTTAGTCTTTTTTAGACCGGATTGCATATTAGTTTTACAAGGTTTTTTAATTAAAGCTTTTTTCATAATTAAGTGGTCGGGGAGACAGGATTCGAACCTGCGACTTTCTGCTCCCAAAGCAGACACTCTACCAGACTGAGCTACTCCCCGAGTATTGAATATATATACTTTTGTCTTATAAATAGTCAAACGGTAAAAGCGATGCAGATAGTAAAAAAGGTAAAGAAAATCTCTCTTTCAAAAAGCTTTTTTCCATTTTGGAGATACCAATTTTTAATCAAAAGTTTAAATAAAAAAATTAAACCTTACAAAATCAACCGTGAAATACTTGGGATTGGTGATGTTGTATTTGCTCTTTGTTATTCCCCAGAAGAAAAAAAATTTTATTTAATAAAACAATTCAGACCTTTTTATTATGTAAGAAAAGAAAAGTATAAATTTGAGCTTGTAGGTGGATTAGTGGATGAAGGAGAAACTTTAACTAAGGCTTTGAAAAGAGAAATAAAAGAAGAAATTGGGGTTAAAACGCTAAAACTAAAAAAGTTAACAAAATATTGTCCAGTACCTGGATATTCAGATGAAATTGTTCATGTGTATTATGCAGAAGTTGAGAAGATTAAAGACTCCCATTTATATAACAAGTTTGAAAATGAAGAGATAAAAGTTTCTAAATTAACTCTTAATCAAATAAAAAAAATTAACTCTAGTGAGCAAATACAAAATGTGCTCACTAAAGTTTCAATATATGAATATTTAAATAAAATTAAAAAGAGTTAACATTGTTAACTATTTTATTTTCTTTTAAAAAATCTGCTACTTGATTAGCTACATCAATCGCAACATTAGATTGAGCTTCTTTAGATGATGCTCCAAGATGTGGAGTTAAAAGTAAATTCTTAGCACCAAACATAACATTTTCAGTAGCAGGTTCAGTTTCATAAACATCAATTGCAGCACCAGCGATCACATCGTTATTTAATGCATCTTTTAAATCAGATTCATTAATTAGACCACCTCTAGCACAATTAATAATAACAGAACTGCTCTTCATCGTAGCTATGCTTTCTTTATTAAGCATATTTTTTGTTTGATCATTCAGTTTTGTATGTAATGAAAGTATATCTGATGAAGATATTAACTCTTCTGTCGAAACTTTCTTTGCACCAAAGCTATTTAGAACTTCGTCGCTAGCAGAATTAGAATTTGTTAAAATTTGCATACCTATTACTTTACAAATTTCCGCAACTCTTTGGCCAATATTACCAAATCCTACAATACCTAAAGTTTTTCCCTTTAGCTCTGTACCCATAAATTTAGCTTTTTCCCATTTTCCTTCGTGGGTAGAAGCGTTAGCATTATGAATATGTCGATATAAAGAAAACATTAAACCTACTGTAAGTTCAGCAGTTGCTTCCAAATTTCCCAAAGGGGTATTCATCACTAGAATTTTATTTTTTGTAGCGATATCCAAGTCAACATTATCAACCCCAACACCTGCTCTACCAATAACCTTAAGATTAGAACAGTTTTCTAATATATCAGCTGTGAGTTTTGTTGCAGATCGAATAAGAATTCCATCGTAGTCATCTATTATTGATTTGAGTTCATTTGGTTCTAACCCTATTTTGATGTCATAATCAATTGATTTAGATTTCAATACATCTTCAACCTTGTTACTCATTTTATCAGAAATTAAAATTTTCATTATTTATACCTTTCTAATGTTTCAAAAAATGCCCACTCAATCCATGGAAGTAATTTGTCAATATCACTAGACTCAACAGTAGCCCCACCCCATATTCTGATACCCGCTGGGGCATCTTTATAAGCATTAATATCATAACCTGCTTCTTCCTGCTCAATAATAGAACAAACTTCCTTTACTAACTTCTTTTTATTATCATCATCTAATTTTTCAAAATCAGGATGAGTAAATTTAAAACAGATACTTGTAGAAGAGTAAGTATTTGGATCTTTAGCTAGAAAATCAACCCAATCTCTTGCATCTATCCAATCTTTAACAGATTGAAGATTTTTTTTAGATCGATTGATTAATTCTTTCTGTCCTCCAATACTTATGCACCAATTAAGAGCATCCAAAGCATCCTCTGCGGCTAACAAAGAAGGAGTGTTAATAGTAGCACCTTCAAAAATTCCTTTATCAAATTTTTTATTTTTCGCTAATTGGAAAATCTTAGGCATAGGCCAAGAAGGCTCATATGTTTCTAATCTTTCCACAGCCCTTGGAGATAGCGCTATCATTCCATGTGCAGCCTCACCACCTAAAACTTTCTGCCATGACCAAGTAACTACATCCAATTTAGTAAAATCCATATCCATGGCAAAAACTGCCGATGTTGCATCACAAATGGCTAAACCTTTGCGATCGTTAGGTATCCAATCAGCATTAGGCACACAAACGCCAGAGGTAGTACCATTCCAAGTAAATACCACATCATTATCAAAATTTACTTTTGATAAATCAGGTAGCTCTCCATAGTCTTTAATATCGTGAATAGTTACATCGTTAAGTTTCAATTGTTTTGTTATATCTTTTACCCAGGTTAAGCCGAAAGACTCCCATCCACAAACATCTACTCCTCTTTGACCTAATAAGCTCCACATCGCCATTTCAATAGCTCCAGTATCAGATGCGGGAACGATGCCTACAAGATAATCATCAGGTAATTCCAATAGTTCTTTTGATTTTACGATTACTTCGTTTAATTTTGCTTTACCACTTTTTGCGCGATGCGATCTGCCAAGAAAAGCATTATTAAGAGCTTCTAAATTCCATCCAGGACGCTTAGAACAAGGTCCAGATGAGAAGAAAGGATGATTGGGTTTAACTTCTGGTTTTTGCATTAATTGTTTTTACTCCTTAATTATTAGTTTTAGTCAATAATGTTATAAAAAAATAAACCATCTAGTGGTTTAGGTTCAAACCAAGTAGCTTTGGGAGGCATAAATTTTTGATTTTTAGAATAATCTATAACTAAATCCATACTAACTGGTCTCATTAAAGTAGACAAATCTGTTATACCCGTATCAACTTGATTTATCAAATAATCAGTTCCTAAAGTCGGAGGAACAAACTCTACTCTATCGTCTGATGTTTCATCAAATATCTGTAATATTTCTTTCAATATAAATTC
The window above is part of the alpha proteobacterium HIMB59 genome. Proteins encoded here:
- a CDS encoding amino acid/amide ABC transporter, ATP-binding protein, 2, HAAT family (PFAM: ABC transporter); translated protein: MYFSASKLTGGYGGVNIIENCSFNVNRGEIVSILGPNGAGKSTAMKAMLGILDLNSGVINLNGQDITKFKTQDRIKLGISFVPQIKNIFTELTVEENLEMGAFLNEDDIQLQIEKMFDLFPIIKEKRKQAAGELSGGQRQQVAIARALMTNPTVLMLDEPTAGVSPVIMDEIFQHILNIKKQNIAILMVEQNARQALEISDRGYILVTGKNAYEGDGDYLLNDKEIRKSFLGG
- a CDS encoding amino acid/amide ABC transporter membrane protein, 1, HAAT family (PFAM: Branched-chain amino acid transport system/permease protein); the protein is MDFLNAIILISNFIIVPAITYGSQLALGAIGVTLIYGVLRFANFAYGDLMAFGTMIVILFTWYLQSKGITFGLLPTALLALPIGILFTIAISLFFDKTVFEYYREKKSNPVTFIVVSLGIMFVLNAVVRIIIGPNDINFMDGHKFIMKAREFKQLTGLNEGLAIKSTQVITLITTIITCSLLFYFLNKTKTGKSMRAYSDNEDLALLSGIDPKKIILLTWVIVSILATVAGTLYGLDKSFKPFTYFNNLLPIFAATIVGGIGNPLGAFYGGFLIAFSEIALTYAYKKFFKYLLPESLEPNTLIQFISTDYKFAISFAILVVVLIFRPNGIFKGKVI
- a CDS encoding amino acid/amide ABC transporter membrane protein, 2, HAAT family (PFAM: Branched-chain amino acid transport system/permease protein) translates to MKNFDIKISFSIMALLIILVGLFQSWGVALSILNLCLISAVMSMGVNIQWGFAGLINFGVMGFLAIGGLATVLVSVPPVIEAWSTGGMGILVSGAFIIAVVFILFFINKKLSDYKYKNYLIFLIIILSIPLLKFISGPSISKIESINAATSGFLGGMNLPIIFSWFFGALLSAGVAFVIGKVCLGLRSDYLAISTLLISGIIVSIVKHEEWLSRGVKNVIGLKRPAPYEVDLQSSDWFIRLIEFLNTSKLSKILNSVERQDLLSQLVISASGVFVKLCFTLIFLIVVCSLLYFSEKALKSPWGRMMRAIRDNEDAAKAMGKNVVKQHLFIFMLGSAIIGFAGAMLVTYDGLFTPSSYQPLRYTFLIWVMVLLGGTGNNYGAILGAFVVWFIWIQSAPFALYIINIFTTHLDDTNAIKTHLINSIPYFRYLMMGIGLLAVMRYRPMGLLPEKILRN
- a CDS encoding amino acid/amide ABC transporter substrate-binding protein, HAAT family (PFAM: Receptor family ligand binding region), whose amino-acid sequence is MIKIIATLLTIFAFSTSHAKTVNVGIILGFTGPIESLTPDMAAGAELAFSEASDSGKLLNGSTINVIRADSTCIDSAAATSAAEGLVSQGVTAIMGADCSGVTGAVLSNVAVPNGVPMISPSATSPALTTAEDNGLFFRTAPSDARGGEVLADITSDRGISSVAITYVNTDYGVGLADVYEAAAIARGIDVTAKTAHEGDKADYSAEVGVLSSAGGDALVVIGYLDQGGNQIIQGSLDSGAFDTFVLSDGMIGDSLTDTFGSDIDGSFGSMPGSLGAGAQKFKTYAEANGVNPSVYVGESYDAAALIVLAMALGGSDDSATVAANIMKVANGPGTKIYAGELAKGLELASAGFAVDYDGATDVNFTEVGEAFGAFIEKGIDGGSFTDVAQR
- a CDS encoding hypothetical protein (PFAM: conserved hypothetical protein) → MQSGLKKTKSWIVEFQFDSTLKKDVLMGWNSSNNTNKQIKLSFPNLDDAKSWCLKNNLSYEVEDQSYKSLKPKSYSSNFSSARRTSWTH
- a CDS encoding NUDIX-domain protein (PFAM: NUDIX domain~TIGRFAM: nudix-type nucleoside diphosphatase, YffH/AdpP family), encoding MQIVKKVKKISLSKSFFPFWRYQFLIKSLNKKIKPYKINREILGIGDVVFALCYSPEEKKFYLIKQFRPFYYVRKEKYKFELVGGLVDEGETLTKALKREIKEEIGVKTLKLKKLTKYCPVPGYSDEIVHVYYAEVEKIKDSHLYNKFENEEIKVSKLTLNQIKKINSSEQIQNVLTKVSIYEYLNKIKKS
- a CDS encoding NAD-binding protein, 2-hydroxyacid dehydrogenase family (PFAM: D-isomer specific 2-hydroxyacid dehydrogenase, NAD binding domain; D-isomer specific 2-hydroxyacid dehydrogenase, catalytic domain~TIGRFAM: D-3-phosphoglycerate dehydrogenase); protein product: MKILISDKMSNKVEDVLKSKSIDYDIKIGLEPNELKSIIDDYDGILIRSATKLTADILENCSNLKVIGRAGVGVDNVDLDIATKNKILVMNTPLGNLEATAELTVGLMFSLYRHIHNANASTHEGKWEKAKFMGTELKGKTLGIVGFGNIGQRVAEICKVIGMQILTNSNSASDEVLNSFGAKKVSTEELISSSDILSLHTKLNDQTKNMLNKESIATMKSSSVIINCARGGLINESDLKDALNNDVIAGAAIDVYETEPATENVMFGAKNLLLTPHLGASSKEAQSNVAIDVANQVADFLKENKIVNNVNSF
- a CDS encoding Aminotransferase class-V (PFAM: Aminotransferase class-V~TIGRFAM: phosphoserine aminotransferase, Methanosarcina type); translated protein: MQKPEVKPNHPFFSSGPCSKRPGWNLEALNNAFLGRSHRAKSGKAKLNEVIVKSKELLELPDDYLVGIVPASDTGAIEMAMWSLLGQRGVDVCGWESFGLTWVKDITKQLKLNDVTIHDIKDYGELPDLSKVNFDNDVVFTWNGTTSGVCVPNADWIPNDRKGLAICDATSAVFAMDMDFTKLDVVTWSWQKVLGGEAAHGMIALSPRAVERLETYEPSWPMPKIFQLAKNKKFDKGIFEGATINTPSLLAAEDALDALNWCISIGGQKELINRSKKNLQSVKDWIDARDWVDFLAKDPNTYSSTSICFKFTHPDFEKLDDDNKKKLVKEVCSIIEQEEAGYDINAYKDAPAGIRIWGGATVESSDIDKLLPWIEWAFFETLERYK